A portion of the Oxynema aestuarii AP17 genome contains these proteins:
- a CDS encoding zinc metalloprotease HtpX has product MNNSDLASGLAALKQKDYDGAIACLNKVCETELDAVTIARAQMGLTIAYTELGQFDRAVVYCDRLQQSGPSKFKQWARRHRDRHLSRISPPSLPQKNSKVNSKSIDPTGFVPFNESATPTALPSDPTGFIPLEDPPPPQAPPKRSRRDSLRQPSPKEKAVSRHGKERRPPPFPPVKPKSLPQPPRSRSDASGVSPLTGKPQPPTQSATGARSPAPSLPQPPSKRQPTPQPTPEVTPAIADLPWRHGPRAKNWKRFQQRGKARLLAIQVVSAIAGFWFLDAALHWLLQTTNYLLYKLPLLWPIQGLYRDRSLELFAFLLLLAIASPWILDLILGQFYSLKPLGLSKLGQYSTEARRLVPRFCYQRNWPTVKLGVLPTPTPMAFTYGGLPRFSRIVVTQGLLDQLADDEIAAIYAGELGHLASGTVPLMSLFAVLTQLPYLLYWQLAREGDRWTGRRSTRATVMRRTAGWLASFNYGLFWLLRWLGLPLARARIVHGDRFAVSLTGNPNGLSRALLKLCVGIARDVEQQQQTSYLLEGLESLNPVGCQQAIALGSTAGQMAWEPLLAWDRYNPDRGWLNLSNSHPCLGDRLYGLSRSAQFWKLEPELVWPEPDAGTQVKPKIVWSRRLLQGAPFFGAPWGLSLGLLLWAIGAVSNSLGVRELDWLWGDRAVLFGCTAIGIGLGILLRINAFFPDITPSNRQDDPNWAESISNPDALPLDAQPVRLQGTLLGRRGVANWLAQDTILRSPSGLVKIHGCSILGPSGFLGDSGSRPSNFVGSSAIAIGWLRRGATPWLDLDRLELSRRQVINNHHPIWSTVLAFLCIAWGVYSLFQGG; this is encoded by the coding sequence ATGAACAACTCCGATCTTGCAAGTGGTTTGGCAGCGCTGAAACAGAAGGATTACGACGGGGCGATCGCCTGTTTGAACAAAGTTTGCGAGACCGAACTCGACGCGGTGACGATCGCCCGCGCTCAAATGGGTTTGACGATCGCCTATACCGAACTCGGACAATTCGATCGCGCTGTCGTCTACTGCGATCGCCTCCAGCAATCGGGACCGAGTAAATTCAAACAATGGGCGCGACGCCACCGCGATCGTCATCTCTCTCGTATTTCGCCTCCTTCCCTACCACAAAAAAATTCAAAAGTCAATAGCAAATCGATCGATCCGACGGGGTTCGTTCCCTTTAACGAGTCGGCGACCCCGACGGCGCTCCCTTCCGACCCGACGGGATTTATCCCCTTAGAAGATCCGCCGCCCCCCCAGGCGCCGCCGAAGCGCTCGCGCCGGGACAGCCTTCGCCAACCGTCTCCGAAGGAGAAAGCGGTATCGCGCCATGGGAAAGAGAGACGACCGCCGCCGTTCCCCCCGGTCAAACCCAAATCGTTGCCGCAACCGCCGCGTTCGCGCAGCGACGCCTCTGGCGTATCGCCGCTTACAGGCAAACCCCAACCCCCCACCCAATCGGCCACGGGAGCGAGATCGCCCGCTCCATCGCTTCCTCAACCGCCATCAAAGCGCCAACCGACGCCGCAGCCTACCCCAGAGGTCACCCCGGCGATCGCCGATCTGCCGTGGCGCCACGGCCCTCGGGCGAAAAACTGGAAGCGCTTCCAACAACGGGGCAAAGCGCGCTTGCTCGCGATCCAAGTCGTCAGCGCGATCGCCGGGTTCTGGTTCCTGGATGCAGCTTTACACTGGCTGCTGCAAACGACCAATTATCTTTTATACAAATTACCGTTATTGTGGCCGATTCAGGGGTTGTACCGCGATCGCAGCCTCGAACTGTTCGCGTTCCTGCTGCTGTTGGCGATCGCCTCCCCTTGGATTCTCGACCTGATTCTCGGTCAGTTCTACAGTCTCAAACCCCTGGGTCTGAGCAAACTCGGCCAATACAGCACCGAAGCGCGCCGCCTGGTGCCGCGTTTCTGCTACCAGCGCAACTGGCCGACAGTCAAGTTAGGGGTCTTACCCACCCCAACTCCGATGGCCTTTACTTACGGCGGTCTGCCGCGCTTCAGCCGCATCGTCGTCACTCAGGGGTTGCTCGACCAGCTCGCCGACGATGAAATTGCCGCGATTTACGCCGGGGAATTAGGCCATTTAGCCAGTGGGACGGTCCCCCTGATGTCCCTGTTTGCCGTACTGACCCAATTGCCTTATCTCCTCTACTGGCAATTGGCCCGGGAGGGCGATCGCTGGACGGGAAGGCGATCGACGCGCGCTACGGTGATGCGCCGGACTGCGGGATGGCTGGCGTCGTTCAATTACGGGCTGTTCTGGCTGTTGCGCTGGCTCGGCTTACCCCTGGCGCGCGCCCGGATCGTCCACGGCGATCGCTTCGCGGTCTCGTTGACGGGCAATCCCAACGGCTTGAGCCGCGCTTTGTTAAAACTCTGTGTGGGGATTGCCCGCGATGTCGAGCAACAACAACAAACCAGCTATTTGCTCGAAGGCTTGGAAAGCCTCAATCCCGTGGGATGCCAGCAGGCGATCGCCCTCGGCAGTACCGCAGGTCAGATGGCTTGGGAACCCCTGCTCGCTTGGGATCGCTACAATCCCGATCGCGGCTGGCTTAATTTGAGCAACAGCCATCCGTGTTTAGGCGATCGCCTCTACGGGTTGAGCCGTTCCGCCCAATTCTGGAAGCTCGAACCGGAATTGGTCTGGCCCGAACCGGACGCCGGAACTCAGGTGAAACCGAAAATTGTCTGGTCGCGGCGACTGCTCCAAGGCGCCCCCTTCTTCGGCGCCCCCTGGGGCTTGAGTTTGGGCTTGCTCTTGTGGGCGATCGGGGCGGTCTCAAACAGTTTGGGGGTGCGCGAATTAGATTGGCTCTGGGGCGATCGCGCGGTGTTGTTCGGTTGTACGGCGATCGGGATCGGCTTGGGGATTTTGCTGCGGATCAATGCCTTTTTCCCCGATATTACTCCCTCGAATCGCCAGGACGATCCGAATTGGGCCGAGTCGATCTCGAATCCGGATGCCTTACCCCTCGACGCCCAACCCGTCCGCCTCCAAGGAACTCTGCTCGGTCGTCGGGGGGTTGCCAACTGGCTCGCTCAAGATACGATCTTGCGATCGCCCTCGGGATTGGTCAAAATTCACGGCTGTTCGATCCTCGGACCGTCGGGCTTTTTAGGGGACTCCGGCTCTCGTCCGAGCAATTTCGTCGGCAGCAGCGCGATCGCGATCGGTTGGCTCCGTCGCGGCGCTACCCCCTGGCTCGACCTCGATCGCCTCGAACTTTCCCGGCGCCAGGTGATTAACAACCACCACCCGATCTGGTCTACCGTCCTGGCTTTTCTCTGTATCGCCTGGGGTGTCTATTCCCTCTTTCAAGGCGGTTAG
- the crtB gene encoding 15-cis-phytoene synthase CrtB codes for MLQLSDRTRMKTLASPEDAYELCRKITAKYARTFYLGTLLMPEVKRRAIWAIYAWCRRTDELVDGPRARLTTPETLDLWESQLESIFAGDPLEDPDVALVDTLEHFELEIEPFRDMIAGQRMDLERSRYQTFEDLKLYCYRVAGTVGLMSLPVMGFEKARSSAPWECYLPELPPPTQEAIDLGIANQLTNILRDVGEDARRGRIYLPLEELALFDYTEEDLIDGVVDDRWQELMRFQIQRARKYYAAAEKGILALSHDARWPVWAATMLYSQILDAIERNQYDVFRQRAFVPNFSKVVSLPVAWLRAQVL; via the coding sequence ATGCTGCAACTGTCCGATCGCACTCGCATGAAAACACTGGCTTCCCCGGAGGACGCCTACGAGCTCTGCCGTAAAATTACTGCCAAGTATGCCCGCACCTTCTATCTGGGCACTTTATTAATGCCAGAGGTCAAAAGGCGGGCAATATGGGCTATTTACGCTTGGTGCCGTCGCACTGACGAATTGGTAGACGGCCCGCGCGCTCGTTTGACCACGCCGGAAACCTTGGATTTGTGGGAAAGTCAATTAGAATCGATCTTCGCTGGCGACCCCCTGGAAGACCCGGACGTGGCCTTGGTCGATACCCTAGAGCATTTCGAGCTGGAGATCGAACCGTTCAGGGACATGATTGCAGGACAGCGCATGGATCTCGAACGCAGTCGCTACCAGACGTTCGAGGATCTCAAGCTCTACTGCTACCGCGTGGCGGGAACGGTGGGGTTGATGTCCCTGCCCGTGATGGGCTTCGAGAAAGCTCGCTCTAGCGCCCCGTGGGAATGTTATTTACCCGAACTGCCGCCCCCGACTCAAGAGGCGATCGATTTGGGGATTGCCAACCAATTGACCAATATTTTGCGCGATGTCGGCGAGGATGCCCGTCGCGGACGGATTTATTTACCTCTGGAAGAGTTGGCCCTGTTCGATTACACCGAAGAGGATTTGATCGATGGGGTGGTGGACGATCGCTGGCAGGAGTTGATGCGCTTTCAGATTCAACGGGCGCGCAAGTATTATGCGGCGGCGGAAAAGGGGATTTTAGCCCTCAGTCACGATGCCCGTTGGCCCGTGTGGGCGGCTACGATGCTCTACAGTCAGATTCTCGACGCGATCGAGCGCAATCAGTACGATGTCTTCCGACAGCGCGCTTTTGTCCCCAATTTCAGCAAGGTGGTGTCTTTACCCGTGGCCTGGTTGCGGGCGCAAGTGCTTTAG
- a CDS encoding RNA-guided endonuclease InsQ/TnpB family protein, with protein MLTMNYTYRIDPDATQEAELLEWLETCTGVYNYALHELKDWIASRKCSVYRCSLEKEYIIPADEPFPSYHRQQNNLPKAKKQFPHLGKVHSQVLQTTIRRLHDTWEAFKKRGHGFPRFKKFGQFKSFLFPQFKNNPINGFTIKLPKIGEVPINLQPPFAPLSKGGWGDTGKGTVQGTGYAMVCRRHD; from the coding sequence ATGCTGACGATGAACTACACCTACCGAATCGATCCAGACGCCACCCAGGAGGCTGAACTGTTGGAGTGGCTTGAGACGTGCACAGGCGTATATAACTACGCTTTACACGAACTCAAGGACTGGATTGCTTCGCGTAAGTGTTCGGTATACCGATGCTCGCTGGAAAAGGAATACATCATTCCCGCCGATGAGCCATTTCCGTCTTACCACCGTCAGCAGAACAACCTGCCCAAAGCAAAGAAGCAATTCCCGCATCTGGGTAAGGTGCATTCTCAGGTGTTGCAGACCACGATTCGCAGACTGCACGATACCTGGGAAGCCTTTAAGAAACGGGGACATGGATTCCCGCGTTTCAAAAAGTTCGGTCAATTCAAATCCTTTCTATTTCCCCAATTCAAGAACAATCCCATCAATGGCTTCACAATCAAGTTGCCAAAAATTGGGGAAGTACCCATTAACCTGCAACCCCCCTTCGCCCCCCTTTCAAAGGGGGGTTGGGGGGATACAGGTAAGGGTACTGTCCAGGGTACGGGGTACGCAATGGTATGTCGTCGTCACGATTGA
- a CDS encoding tetratricopeptide repeat protein — MNDDYMTAITVLYQSLDLLQKIGSAQAQPLAKIIERVKQEQKQQKQQKACLSREHREGEDSLERWLNSLDEERRHGVNHALASEIFSKSNETQQRMESERLYEQAESQAKAGQTQEAIALCRQALELERRVGNVQGQPQILTLLGQLLALMGDYDRALSDLQEAWNLLARERSIHTDSIEEIIVEIIISRWQQLHQIPGENFTEEKLIQWIAPLSHETMKRVISRLEQVSA, encoded by the coding sequence ATGAATGATGATTACATGACAGCAATAACTGTTTTATACCAATCCCTAGATCTTTTACAAAAAATAGGCTCTGCACAAGCACAACCCCTAGCGAAAATTATCGAGCGAGTGAAACAAGAACAAAAACAACAAAAACAACAAAAAGCCTGTTTATCGCGGGAACATCGGGAGGGTGAAGACTCTCTAGAACGCTGGTTGAATTCTCTCGATGAAGAACGCCGTCACGGAGTCAATCATGCGTTGGCGTCGGAGATTTTTAGTAAAAGTAATGAAACTCAACAACGGATGGAGTCCGAACGACTCTACGAACAGGCGGAAAGTCAAGCGAAAGCGGGACAAACTCAAGAGGCGATCGCCTTATGTCGGCAAGCTTTAGAACTCGAACGCCGGGTGGGGAACGTGCAGGGACAACCGCAAATCCTCACCTTACTCGGTCAGTTGCTAGCGTTAATGGGGGATTACGATCGCGCGCTCTCCGATTTACAAGAAGCCTGGAATTTACTAGCACGCGAGCGATCGATCCATACGGATTCGATTGAAGAAATTATCGTCGAAATTATTATTTCTCGATGGCAACAACTGCATCAAATTCCGGGGGAAAACTTTACCGAAGAAAAGTTAATACAGTGGATCGCTCCTTTAAGTCACGAAACGATGAAAAGAGTGATTTCGCGTTTGGAACAAGTCAGTGCCTAA
- a CDS encoding RNA-guided endonuclease InsQ/TnpB family protein → MQVRVLSRVRGTQWYVVVTIESSVSVPDAPVHGRAIGIDLGLERFLTASDRSFQERPKFFKSMQRKLKLLQRRAARKQKGSQNWEKAQIEVARMHHRIANRRKDFHLKTAHQLCDRAQTIFAEDLNVKGLTRGMLRTDCVDAAFGQFLSLTEWVCWKRGVYFAKVNPNGTSQTCPSCLATVSKGLEIREHHCPECGYRTHRDHAAAEMVLHRGQENVVTQGLWGTETACQVGLSGVYDLDKWRGARIPNRETGKPAL, encoded by the coding sequence ATACAGGTAAGGGTACTGTCCAGGGTACGGGGTACGCAATGGTATGTCGTCGTCACGATTGAGTCGAGCGTATCAGTTCCCGATGCTCCAGTTCATGGTCGGGCGATTGGGATTGACCTGGGATTGGAGCGATTCTTGACCGCTTCCGATCGCTCTTTCCAAGAGCGCCCTAAGTTTTTCAAGTCGATGCAACGCAAGCTGAAATTGCTGCAACGCAGAGCAGCACGAAAACAAAAGGGTTCTCAAAACTGGGAGAAGGCACAAATCGAAGTGGCTAGAATGCACCATCGCATTGCCAATCGTCGTAAAGATTTCCATCTGAAGACGGCTCATCAGCTTTGCGATCGGGCGCAAACCATCTTTGCAGAAGATCTCAACGTCAAAGGCTTGACGCGAGGGATGTTGCGAACAGATTGTGTAGATGCTGCTTTCGGACAATTCCTGTCTCTGACGGAATGGGTTTGTTGGAAACGGGGAGTCTACTTTGCTAAAGTCAATCCCAACGGCACCAGTCAAACCTGTCCATCCTGCCTTGCTACGGTGAGCAAGGGGTTGGAAATCAGAGAGCATCATTGTCCTGAGTGTGGGTATCGGACTCATCGTGACCATGCTGCAGCAGAGATGGTTTTGCATCGTGGACAAGAAAACGTAGTAACCCAGGGACTCTGGGGAACGGAAACCGCCTGTCAAGTCGGTCTGTCGGGGGTCTATGACCTAGATAAGTGGCGTGGGGCCCGAATACCCAATCGTGAGACTGGGAAGCCCGCGCTGTAA
- the pds gene encoding 15-cis-phytoene desaturase, with translation MRVAIAGAGLAGLSCAKYLTDHGYTPIVLESRDVLGGKVAAWQDEDGDWYETGLHIFFGAYPNMLQLFKELDIEERLQWKEHTMIFNQPDNPGTYSRFDFPDLPAPLNGITAILRNNDMLTWAEKIRFGLGLIPAIVRGQDYVEEMDKYSLSKWMERQNIPPRIEKEVFIAMSKALNFINPDEISATVVLTALNRFLQEKNGSKMAFLDGSPTERLCQPLVDYIGERGGEVRLNAPVGEFLLDEGDRVSGFKIRGVNGAPGETLSADVYVSAMPVDPLKLMLPEPWRQYEYFQKLDGLEGVPVINLHLWFDRKLTDIDHLLFSRSPLLSVYADMSNTCRGYEDRDRSMLELVLAPAREWIGKSDGDIVDATLSELEKLFPDHFCGDNPAKLLKYHVVKTPRSVYKATPGRQGCRPSQVTPIENFYLTGDYTMQRYLASMEGAVLSGKLTAQAIVSRHENRAV, from the coding sequence ATGCGAGTTGCGATCGCCGGAGCAGGCTTAGCAGGACTTTCCTGCGCGAAATATCTCACCGACCACGGTTACACCCCCATTGTCTTGGAAAGTCGAGACGTCCTGGGGGGGAAGGTAGCCGCTTGGCAAGACGAAGATGGGGATTGGTACGAAACCGGGTTGCATATCTTCTTCGGTGCCTACCCCAACATGCTGCAGCTTTTTAAAGAACTCGACATCGAGGAGCGGCTGCAGTGGAAAGAACACACGATGATCTTCAACCAGCCGGACAATCCGGGAACCTATTCCCGCTTTGATTTTCCCGATCTTCCGGCGCCGTTGAACGGCATTACGGCGATTCTGCGCAACAACGACATGCTCACGTGGGCCGAAAAAATTCGGTTCGGTCTGGGCTTGATTCCGGCGATCGTCCGAGGCCAAGATTATGTCGAGGAAATGGATAAGTATTCTTTATCCAAGTGGATGGAGCGTCAAAATATCCCGCCCCGGATCGAGAAAGAAGTGTTTATCGCCATGTCCAAAGCTCTGAATTTCATCAATCCCGATGAAATTTCGGCCACGGTGGTGTTGACGGCGCTCAATCGCTTCCTCCAAGAGAAAAACGGCTCGAAAATGGCCTTTTTGGACGGCTCGCCCACGGAAAGGCTCTGTCAGCCCCTGGTCGATTACATCGGCGAACGCGGGGGCGAAGTTCGCTTGAACGCCCCGGTAGGCGAGTTTTTACTCGACGAGGGCGATCGCGTGAGCGGCTTTAAAATTCGCGGGGTCAACGGCGCCCCGGGCGAGACTTTGAGTGCCGACGTTTACGTTTCGGCGATGCCCGTCGATCCGCTCAAGTTGATGCTGCCCGAACCCTGGCGCCAGTACGAGTATTTCCAAAAACTCGACGGCTTGGAAGGGGTTCCGGTAATCAACCTCCATTTGTGGTTCGATCGCAAACTTACCGACATCGATCACCTATTGTTCTCGCGATCGCCCCTGTTGAGCGTTTATGCTGACATGAGCAATACCTGTCGCGGCTACGAAGACCGCGATCGCTCCATGCTCGAATTAGTCCTCGCCCCCGCCCGCGAGTGGATCGGCAAATCGGACGGCGACATCGTAGACGCCACCTTGTCCGAACTCGAAAAATTATTCCCGGATCACTTCTGCGGCGACAACCCGGCGAAACTGCTCAAATACCACGTCGTCAAGACGCCTCGCTCGGTTTACAAGGCCACTCCGGGGCGCCAAGGGTGCCGCCCCTCTCAAGTGACCCCGATCGAGAATTTCTACTTGACTGGGGATTACACCATGCAACGCTATCTCGCCAGTATGGAAGGGGCCGTACTTTCTGGTAAGCTTACAGCGCAGGCGATTGTGAGCCGTCACGAGAACCGCGCCGTCTGA
- a CDS encoding EAL domain-containing protein, translated as MSDVNRAIDWPTLLIQPHDAETQQYLEKLGFQSVPPVPQLQYLKLPKQELADLFLKLSDELSETAQSVSRFFITHLSLNSPELLVEFLQAQPLSCVTHCVRQAWFLRLLVRGSIFFEYQPIFHLVSGELVAYECLARSRGDRGEYFSGGQLIEAAVTTQLSREFDELARQICLDSIAQKNSHHNFFINILPNAIVANPQSIADNLQQVLELGLKPEQIVFELTEVEVLAKSDELSQLIHQIRDWGFGIAVDDLCGSVCVDHYAMEFRPDVVKLDRRLVDGCSQYTLKQTLIKSLLESAHQEGILVLAEGLEQQADIDFCRELGVDFAQGFGLGRPSPNLLQQPLELIPFPLSKAS; from the coding sequence ATGTCTGACGTGAATCGAGCGATCGATTGGCCGACCCTACTGATTCAGCCCCACGACGCTGAAACGCAACAATACCTCGAAAAACTGGGGTTTCAGTCCGTGCCGCCCGTTCCCCAACTTCAATATCTCAAACTGCCGAAACAGGAGTTGGCCGATTTATTCTTGAAACTGTCGGACGAGTTATCGGAAACGGCTCAATCCGTGTCTCGGTTTTTTATTACCCATTTATCTTTGAACTCCCCGGAGTTGTTGGTCGAGTTTTTACAAGCGCAACCGCTTAGCTGCGTGACCCATTGTGTCAGACAGGCGTGGTTTTTACGGTTGCTGGTTCGCGGCAGTATTTTTTTTGAATATCAACCGATTTTTCATTTAGTTTCGGGGGAATTGGTCGCCTACGAATGTTTGGCGCGCTCTAGAGGCGATCGCGGCGAATATTTCAGTGGCGGGCAGTTAATTGAAGCGGCAGTCACGACCCAGTTGAGCCGGGAGTTTGACGAACTCGCCCGTCAAATTTGTCTCGATTCGATCGCCCAAAAAAACAGCCATCATAACTTTTTTATTAATATTTTGCCCAACGCGATCGTCGCCAACCCGCAATCGATCGCCGATAACTTGCAACAAGTTTTAGAATTGGGCTTGAAACCGGAACAGATCGTCTTCGAGCTGACGGAAGTTGAAGTCTTGGCAAAAAGTGACGAACTCTCCCAACTGATTCACCAAATCCGCGATTGGGGCTTCGGAATCGCCGTAGACGATTTGTGTGGCAGCGTCTGCGTCGATCACTACGCCATGGAATTTAGACCGGATGTGGTCAAACTCGACCGCAGACTCGTCGATGGTTGCAGTCAATATACCCTCAAACAAACCCTGATTAAAAGTTTGCTCGAATCGGCCCATCAAGAAGGGATTTTAGTCTTGGCCGAAGGACTCGAACAACAGGCAGATATAGATTTTTGCCGGGAATTGGGGGTCGATTTCGCTCAGGGATTCGGCTTGGGCCGCCCGTCGCCGAACTTGCTCCAACAACCCCTAGAATTAATTCCTTTTCCCTTGTCTAAAGCCTCGTGA
- a CDS encoding RNA recognition motif domain-containing protein, giving the protein MSIRLYIGNLPKEVDRKDLQAVFADVGESVSTKVITDRKTGKCRGFGFLTVKNDEQADEIIEKYNGYVFQDSALKIEKALPRNKSKSGGDEEPRSSSKPSTGARRSSGGGKGRRSSGGGSDSDAVQPDPRWAGELEKLKQMLATQTTNS; this is encoded by the coding sequence ATGTCTATCCGTTTATACATTGGCAACCTGCCCAAAGAAGTCGATCGCAAAGATTTGCAAGCCGTGTTTGCAGATGTTGGCGAATCGGTTTCGACCAAAGTGATTACGGATCGCAAAACAGGTAAATGCCGGGGCTTTGGTTTTCTCACCGTTAAAAACGACGAGCAAGCTGACGAAATCATCGAAAAATACAACGGTTATGTCTTCCAAGACAGCGCCTTGAAAATTGAGAAAGCCCTGCCGCGCAATAAAAGCAAAAGTGGTGGCGACGAGGAACCTCGTTCCTCCTCCAAACCCAGCACTGGCGCTCGTCGCAGCAGTGGCGGCGGTAAAGGCCGTCGTTCTTCCGGTGGCGGTTCCGATTCCGATGCGGTGCAACCCGATCCGCGTTGGGCCGGAGAACTGGAAAAACTCAAGCAAATGCTGGCTACGCAAACGACCAATTCGTAA
- the prfC gene encoding peptide chain release factor 3 — protein sequence MPTDLEVELQTEVNRRRNFAIISHPDAGKTTLTEKLLLYGGAIHEAGAVKARRSQRHATSDWMAMEQQRGISITSTVLQFLYRNCYINLLDTPGHQDFSEDTYRTLAAADNAVMLEDAAKGLEPQTRKLFEVCRMRSIPIFTFINKLDRPTREPLELLDEIEQELGLSTYPVNWPVGTGDRFKGVFDRRTRKIHLFERTAHGTKTAKGEILDLGDPQIEKILDQDLYFHFKDELELIEELGEDLDLDQVHAGKMTPVFFGSAMTNFGVQLFLDSFLDYALKPIPRRSTVGEVPPTEPNFSGFVFKLQANMDPKHRDRVAFVRVCSGKFEKDMVVQHARSGKNVRLSRPQKLFAQGRESLDEAYPGDVIGLNNPGAFAIGDTIYIGPKLEYEGIPCFSPELFAYLKNPNPSKFKQFRKGVTELREEGAIQIMYSADESKRDPILAAVGQLQFEVVQYRLENEYGVETRLEMLPFTVARWVAGGWEALEKAGRLFNTATVKDSWGRPVLLFKNEWNMHQVQADLPDLKLNATAPVVSGQEPEAI from the coding sequence ATGCCTACCGATCTCGAAGTCGAACTTCAAACTGAGGTCAATCGACGCCGTAATTTTGCAATTATTTCCCATCCCGACGCTGGGAAAACGACCCTCACCGAAAAACTCTTGCTTTACGGTGGAGCCATTCACGAAGCGGGAGCGGTCAAAGCACGTCGCAGCCAACGCCACGCGACCTCGGACTGGATGGCGATGGAACAACAACGGGGAATTTCGATCACTTCCACCGTTCTCCAGTTCCTCTACCGTAATTGTTATATCAACTTACTCGATACTCCCGGTCACCAAGATTTTAGCGAAGATACCTATCGAACTTTGGCGGCGGCGGACAATGCGGTGATGCTCGAAGATGCGGCGAAAGGTCTCGAACCGCAAACGCGCAAATTATTTGAAGTCTGTCGGATGCGATCGATCCCGATTTTCACATTTATCAACAAACTGGATCGACCGACCCGCGAACCTCTCGAACTGCTCGACGAAATCGAACAAGAGCTGGGTCTGTCTACCTATCCGGTCAATTGGCCCGTTGGAACGGGCGATCGCTTTAAAGGGGTTTTCGACCGTCGCACCCGCAAAATTCACCTGTTCGAGCGAACTGCTCACGGAACCAAAACCGCCAAAGGTGAAATCCTCGACCTCGGCGACCCCCAAATTGAAAAGATTCTCGACCAAGACCTTTATTTCCACTTCAAAGACGAACTCGAACTGATCGAAGAACTCGGCGAAGATCTCGATTTAGACCAAGTTCACGCCGGAAAAATGACCCCGGTCTTTTTCGGGAGTGCGATGACCAACTTCGGCGTGCAGTTGTTTCTCGATTCGTTCCTCGATTACGCACTCAAACCGATCCCACGCCGCAGTACGGTGGGAGAAGTACCGCCGACGGAGCCGAACTTTAGCGGTTTTGTCTTTAAGTTGCAAGCCAATATGGATCCGAAACACCGCGATCGCGTCGCCTTCGTGCGGGTCTGTAGTGGCAAGTTTGAAAAAGATATGGTGGTTCAGCACGCCCGGAGCGGTAAAAATGTCCGCCTCTCGCGCCCGCAAAAACTGTTCGCTCAAGGTCGCGAATCTCTCGACGAAGCCTATCCTGGGGATGTGATCGGCTTGAACAATCCCGGGGCTTTTGCGATCGGCGATACGATTTATATCGGTCCGAAATTAGAATACGAGGGGATTCCCTGTTTCTCTCCCGAACTGTTCGCCTATTTGAAAAATCCCAATCCCTCGAAATTCAAGCAATTTCGCAAAGGGGTGACCGAATTGCGCGAGGAAGGCGCCATTCAAATTATGTATTCGGCGGACGAATCGAAGCGCGATCCGATTTTGGCGGCGGTCGGTCAACTCCAATTCGAGGTGGTGCAGTACCGTCTCGAAAACGAGTACGGGGTCGAAACGCGCCTGGAAATGCTGCCGTTTACGGTGGCCCGGTGGGTCGCTGGCGGTTGGGAAGCGCTGGAGAAAGCGGGGCGCTTGTTCAATACGGCAACGGTCAAAGACAGTTGGGGGCGTCCGGTGCTACTGTTTAAAAATGAGTGGAATATGCATCAAGTTCAGGCGGATTTACCGGATTTGAAGTTGAATGCAACGGCTCCGGTGGTTTCCGGTCAGGAACCGGAGGCGATTTAA
- a CDS encoding DUF4870 domain-containing protein, whose translation MYDSDKRKLLSLLSHGAIFLSTTLIAIGIPIGILFISDDPVVKENAKEAINFHFNVWFYGAIIAILTFITFGLLGFILVPIGFVVHWILTVVALVRVLEKPDEPFRYPFIFRLL comes from the coding sequence ATGTACGATTCGGATAAGAGAAAATTGTTATCGCTGCTGTCTCACGGCGCAATTTTTTTGAGTACCACCTTAATTGCTATCGGTATTCCCATCGGGATTTTATTTATTTCCGACGATCCCGTCGTTAAAGAGAATGCTAAAGAAGCAATTAACTTTCATTTTAATGTCTGGTTTTATGGGGCGATTATTGCCATCTTGACCTTTATCACCTTTGGTTTACTCGGCTTTATTTTAGTGCCGATCGGTTTTGTAGTCCATTGGATTTTGACGGTGGTCGCTTTAGTGCGCGTCTTGGAAAAACCCGACGAACCCTTCCGCTATCCGTTTATTTTTCGATTACTGTAA